A portion of the Glycine max cultivar Williams 82 chromosome 10, Glycine_max_v4.0, whole genome shotgun sequence genome contains these proteins:
- the LOC100806623 gene encoding uncharacterized protein — MPSPVQPSHSPSSAEGEKHARKQLDREIRDMVSAITDRVTDFHKPGSTNHMENDGEHGLSMVTLVGNNNGATMKSEFDEKSGNPSHGDEPEALSTYVNSNFQAINNSVMLGGSYQTNDPGVHMDISDFSTEHEQHHRSHYQKEEKHGKKGKKIEKKASKSRHLSSSSSEDSD; from the coding sequence ATGCCTTCACCAGTGCAGCCAAGTCACTCTCCATCATCTGCTGAAGGTGAGAAACATGCACGCAAGCAATTGGATAGAGAGATTAGGGACATGGTCTCTGCCATCACTGACAGGGTCACAGATTTTCACAAACCAGGCTCAACCAACCATATGGAGAATGATGGTGAACATGGTTTGAGCATGGTCACCCTTGTAGGAAACAACAACGGCGCCACTATGAAAAGTGAATTCGACGAAAAATCAGGCAACCCTTCTCATGGTGATGAGCCTGAGGCACTGAGCACCTATGTTAACAGCAACTTCCAAGCCATCAACAACTCAGTCATGCTTGGTGGAAGTTACCAGACCAATGATCCAGGTGTGCACATGGATATCTCAGATTTCTCCACTGAGCATGAGCAGCACCATCGAAGTCACTACCAGAAGGAAGAAAAGCATGGgaagaagggaaagaaaatagagaaaaaagctTCCAAATCCAGacatctttcatcatcatcatcagaagATTCTGATTGA
- the LOC100776500 gene encoding zinc finger protein ZOP1 has product MTEYWVSQGNKWCDFCKIYISNNPGSIRNHELGQRHKDNVSKRLAAMRKENIAKEKEQKETARAIEQIEAKAQRSYQKDKVKFEETRESHELDDQEWEFDSSTGYYYHKTNGFYYDQKSGFYYSDAIGKWVTQEEAYASPHFTSNAGHNGPTAKKSLSTSQSKSDENKGNKFNNGSSPGPVVTTSLNPKRNVKAAPSSLAVGKRKRPGEKSKVISDEEKAALKAREAARKRVQEREKPLLGLYNKPY; this is encoded by the exons ATGACTGAG TACTGGGTCAGCCAGGGCAACAAATGGTGCGACTTTTGcaaaatttatatatcaaaCAACCCTGGAAGCATAAGGAATCATGAGCTTGGCCAACGTCACAAAGATAATGTTTCCAAGAGGTTGGCTGCTATGAGAAAAGAGAATATTGCTAAGGAGAAAGAACAGAAAGAAACTGCTCGTGCCATTGAGCAAATTGAAGCA AAAGCGCAACGTAGCTATCAAAAGGATAAAGTGAAGTTTGAGGAGACGAGAGAATCACATGAATTGGATGACCAAG AATGGGAGTTTGACAGCAGTACAGGCTATTACTACCATAAAACAAATGGATTTTACTATGACCAAAAGTCAGGATTTTACTACTCTGATGCCATTG gCAAGTGGGTGACACAGGAAGAAGCATATGCCTCCCCTCACTTTACATCTAATGCCGGGCACAATGGACCAACTGCAAAGAAATCCTTGTCAACATCACAGTCCAAATCAGATGAAAACAAAGGAAATAAGTTTAATAATGGATCTTCACCAGGGCCAGTTGTTACAACTTCTTTGAATCCCAAAAGAAATGTGAAAGCTGCTCCTTCATCTCTTGCGGTTGGAAAGAGAAAGAGACCTGGTGAAAAATCCAAGGTTATCTCTGATGAAGAAAAAGCAGCTCTAAAGGCAAGAGAGGCTGCAAGGAAAAGAGTACAGGAGAGGGAGAAACCCTTGCTTGGCCTTTACAACAAGCCTTACTAA